A region of Diceros bicornis minor isolate mBicDic1 chromosome 31, mDicBic1.mat.cur, whole genome shotgun sequence DNA encodes the following proteins:
- the LOC131395626 gene encoding olfactory receptor 10AG1-like — protein MGSTGQNPAQGNLTALVGFILLGFSDVPDLQGFLFGVFLIIYMIILMSNSLIIIITQVDPSLQTPMYFFLRNFSSLEICYVPVTIPRLLIDLCRQNRNISFLACAIQMYFFLILGATECFILTAMAYDRYVAICNPLLCPLIMNNRLRIQLAAGCWISGIPVHTGFTYQIFSLPFCGSNQLNHFFCDIPPVLKLACGDTCMIKMLIYVVTVLVVTILLTLILGSYVKIISTILKLPVANGRDKAFSTCSSHLMVVALFFASGIITYLTPKSSHLTGMDKFLSLFYTIMTPMFNPIIYCLRNKDVMVALRKFLPKWIVL, from the coding sequence ATGGGATCCACCGGACAAAATCCTGCACAGGGGAACCTCACTGCATTGGTGGGATTCATTCTGCTTGGCTTTTCTGATGTTCCTGACCTCcagggatttctttttggggtgtttCTGATCATCTACATGATTATTCTGATGAGCAATAGCCTCATTATCATAATAACCCAGGTTGATCCTTCCCTGCAGACCcccatgtattttttccttaggaacttttcttctttggaaatatgttATGTGCCAGTCACTATCCCCAGATTATTAATAGATCTTTGTagacaaaatagaaatatttcctttctgGCCTGTGCTATTCAAATGTATTTCTTTCTCATCTTGGGAGCCACTGAGTGCTTCATTCTGACTGCAATGGCTTATGACAGGTATGTTGCCATTTGCAACCCGTTGCTCTGCCCTCTCATCATGAACAATAGGCTGCGTATCCAGTTGGCAGCTGGCTGTTGGATCAGTGGAATTCCAGTCCACACAGGGTTCACCTACCAGATCTTCTCTCTACCCTTCTGTGGATCTAACCAGTTGAATCACTTTTTCTGTGACATACCTCCAGTACTTAAGCTTGCCTGTGGGGACACTTGTATGATTAAGATGCTGATTTATGTGGTTACTGTTCTAGTTGTCACTATTCTTCTTACATTGATACTTGGATCTTATGTGAAAATAATCTCAACCATTCTGAAGCTGCCAGTAGCAAATGGACGAGACAAGGCCTTCTCTACTTGTTCTTCTCATCTCATGGTTGTGGCTTTATTCTTTGCATCAGGCATCATTACGTATTTGACACCAAAGTCCAGTCATTTAACaggaatggacaaattcctttctcttttttataccaTCATGACACCAATGTTTAACCCTATAATATATTGTCTGAGAAACAAAGATGTTATGGTGGCACTGAGAAAATTCCTACCGAAATGGATTGTGCTATGA
- the LOC131395627 gene encoding olfactory receptor 10AG1-like, whose amino-acid sequence MQPENVSPRRENNLEITETNFTILVEFVLLGFSDIPKFHWFLFGVFLVIYMIILLGNAIIILITRVDSTLQTPMYFFLSNFSFLEICYVSVTLPRMLTDLWTQKGTISFFACAAQMCFFLMLGATECFLLAMMAYDRYVAICNPLHYPLVVNYNVCVQLVAVSWISGVPVGIGHTCQIFSLPFCGSNQINHFFCDIPPLLKLACGDIFVNEMVIYMFAVLFVTVPFMLILRSYSRIISTIWKLPSNTGRTKAFSTCSSHLIVVVLFYGSATVTYLKPKSNQYEGTDKLLSLFYTVLTPMFNPLIYSLRNKDVREALRKFLLKLSAL is encoded by the coding sequence atgcAGCCAGAAAATGTAAGCCcaaggagagaaaataatttggaaattacAGAAACAAATTTCACTATTCTGGTGGAATTTGTTCTCTTGGGCTTTTCTGATATTCCCAAATTCCactggtttctttttggagtgttCTTGGTCATCTATATGATTATCCTGTTGGGAAATGCTATTATTATCCTAATAACAAGAGTAGATTCCACTCTTCAGACCCCCATGTATTTTTTCCTCAGCAATTTTTCCTTCCTAGAAATCTGTTATGTATCTGTCACACTTCCCAGAATGCTCACGGACCTTTGGACCCAGAAAggaactatttctttttttgcctgtgCTGCACAAATGTGCTTCTTCCTTATGCTGGGAGCCACCGAGTGTTTCCTTCTGGCcatgatggcctatgaccgctatgtggccatttgTAACCCTCTGCACTACCCTCTTGTCGTGAACTACAATGTCTGTGTCCAGCTGGTGGCTGTCTCCTGGATCAGTGGAGTTCCAGTTGGGATAGGGCACACATGCCAgattttctctctgcccttttgtgGTTCCAACCAAATCAACCACTTCTTCTGTGACATCCCCCCATTACTGAAGCTGGCTTGTGGAGACATTTTTGTGAATGAGATGGTGATCTACATGTTTGCTGTATTGTTTGTCACTGTTCCCTTTATGTTGATACTTAGGTCCTATAGCAGAATTATCTCTACCATCTGGAAGCTGCCGTCAAACACAGGACGGACCAAAGCATTTTCAACTTGCTCTTCCCACCTCATAGTTGTAGTTTTATTCTATGGATCAGCCACTGTCACCTATTTAAAACCTAAATCCAACCAGTATGAAGGAACAGACAAACTGCTCTCTCTTTTCTATACCGTTTTGACCCCAATGTTTAATCCTCTGATATACAGTCTGCGGAACAAAGATGTTAGAGAGGCACTAAGAAAATTTCTTCTCAAATTATCAGCATTGTGA
- the LOC131395628 gene encoding olfactory receptor 5T1-like produces the protein MSGLPSDVDLYTIHVKNVSEVTVFVLMGFIGDFEVQVFLFLLFLAIYLFTLVGNLGLVVLVIGDSRLHNPTYYFLSVLSFLDACHSSVVTPKLLINFLAENKTISFLGCAAQMFFYVTFGTTECFLLAAMAYDRYVAIYNPLLYSVNMSPRVYVPLIIVSYLCGILNASVHTGAAFTLSFCASNEIRHFFCDIPPVLAISCSDTSKNHLLVFYFTGVIEIVTILIVLVSYGFILVAILRMHSAEGRRKVFSTYGSHLTGVSLYYGTVFSMYVRPSSSYSLDRDMIVSIFYSIAIPMLNPIIYSLRNKDVKEAVKRVFGKNLFINKVYSSH, from the coding sequence ATGTCGGGGTTGCCATCAGATGTAGATTTATACACGATCCACGTGAAGAATGTGAGTGAAGTCACCGTGTTTGTATTGATGGGCTTCATAGGGGATTTTGAGGTGCaagtcttcctatttttgctCTTTCTAGCAATCTATCTTTTCACTCTGGTAGGAAATTTGGGACTGGTTGTATTGGTCATTGGGGATTCCCGGCTGCACAACCCTACGTACTATTTTCTGAGTGTGTTATCATTCCTGGATGCCTGCCATTCTTCAGTTGTCACTCCAAAATTGTTAATCAATTTCTTAGCAGAGAATAAAACTATTTCATTCCTTGGATGTGCAGCACAGATGTTTTTCTATGTTACATTTGGGACCACAGAATGCTTTCTCCTGGCTGCAATGGCATATGATCGCTATGTAGCAATCTACAACCCTCTGCTGTATTCAGTCAACATGTCACCCAGGGTCTATGTGCCACTCATCATTGTTTCCTATCTTTGTGGCATTTTGAACGCTTCGGTGCACACAGGGGCGGCATTTACTCTATCCTTCTGTGCATCCAATGAAATTAGACATTTTTTTTGTGACATCCCTCCTGTCCTCGCCATTTCTTGTTCTGACACAAGCAAAAACCATCTTCTAGTGTTCTACTTTACGGGCGTTATTGAGATAGTCACTATCTTGATTGTCCTGGTCTCCTATGGTTTCATTCTGGTGGCCATTCTGAGGATGCATTCTGCTGAAGGGAGACGAAAAGTCTTTTCTACATATGGCTCTCACCTAACTGGAGTGTCACTTTACTATGGAACAGTCTTCTCCATGTATGTGAGACCAAGTTCCAGCTACTCTTTGGACCGGGATATGATAGTGTCGATTTTTTACAGCATTGCCATCCCCATGCTGAATCCCATCATCTACAGTTTAAGGAACAAAGATGTAAAGGAGGCAGTGAAGAGAGTGTTTGGGAAAAATTTGTTTATCAATAAAGTATACTCTTCACACTAA